A DNA window from Vigna angularis cultivar LongXiaoDou No.4 chromosome 1, ASM1680809v1, whole genome shotgun sequence contains the following coding sequences:
- the LOC108338316 gene encoding 12-oxophytodienoate reductase 3, giving the protein MADISSLFSPYNMGKFNLSHRVVLAPMTRCRALKGIPNAAHVEYYAQRSTPGGFLITEGTSISPTSSGFPHVPGIYTDEQVEAWRSVVDAVHAKGSIIFCQLWHVGRASNPVYQPGGAAPISSTSKPISEKWRVLMPDGSHGVFSEPHALTTAEISEVVQHYRQSAINAIRAGFDGIEIHGAHGYLIDQFLKDAINDRTDEYGGSLENRCRFLMQVVEAVVSAIGAERLAVRISPAIDHMDAFDSDPLGLGLAVIEKLNKFQKEKGTKLAYLHVTQPRFTLLERTEAEREEDSVDLMQQWRRAYEGTLMCSGGFTRDSGMKAVAQGLADLVSFGRLFISNPDLVSKLKLNAPLTSYNRNTFYTSDPVIGYTDYPFLQKQTHAN; this is encoded by the exons ATGGCAGATATCTCCAGCCTTTTTTCTCCTTACAATATGGGAAAATTCAACCTCTCTCACAG GGTTGTGTTGGCTCCCATGACAAGATGCAGAGCGTTGAAGGGGATTCCAAACGCAGCGCATGTAGAGTACTACGCTCAGAGATCAACTCCAGGTGGATTTCTCATCACTGAAGGCACTTCCATCTCTCCCACTTCTTCTGG GTTTCCTCACGTGCCTGGAATATACACTGATGAACAAGTGGAAGCATGGAGAAGTGTAGTGGATGCCGTGCACGCCAAAGGCAGCATCATCTTCTGTCAACTTTGGCATGTTGGCCGCGCATCAAATCCAG TGTATCAACCTGGTGGGGCTGCACCTATTTCGTCCACCAGTAAACCCATATCAGAGAAGTGGAGGGTTCTCATGCCAGATGGGTCCCATGGCGTGTTCTCAGAGCCTCATGCTCTCACCACTGCTGAAATATCTGAAGTAGTGCAGCACTATCGCCAATCAGCAATTAATGCAATTCGAGCAG GTTTTGATGGAATCGAGATTCATGGGGCACATGGGTATCTCATCGATCAATTCTTGAAGGACGCAATCAACGACCGAACAGATGAATATGGTGGATCACTAGAAAACCGGTGCAGGTTCCTAATGCAGGTGGTTGAAGCTGTTGTTTCTGCTATTGGGGCAGAAAGACTTGCTGTCAGAATTTCACCAGCAATTGATCACATGGATGCCTTTGACTCTGACCCACTTGGGCTAGGCTTAGCAGTGATTGAGAAACTGAACAAATTCCAGAAAGAAAAGGGCACAAAACTGGCTTACCTTCATGTTACTCAGCCTCGATTCACCCTTCTCGAGAGAACCGAGGCAGAGAGGGAAGAAGACAGTGTTGATCTGATGCAGCAGTGGAGAAGGGCTTATGAGGGAACATTGATGTGCAGTGGTGGCTTTACTAGGGACTCAGGAATGAAAGCTGTGGCTCAAGGCCTTGCTGACTTGGTTTCCTTTGGTCGTCTTTTCATCTCTAATCCAGACTTGGTTTCAAAGCTGAAGCTTAATGCACCTCTCACCAGCTACAACAGGAACACCTTTTACACCTCAGACCCTGTCATTGGTTACACAGATTATCCTTTCCTGCAAAAACAAACTCATGCAAATTAA
- the LOC108338315 gene encoding 12-oxophytodienoate reductase 3, with the protein MAENSTLFSPYNMGKFNLSHRVVLAPMTRCRALKGIPNAALAEYYAQRSTPGGFLISEGTLISPTAPGFPHVPGIYSDEQVEAWRDVVDAVHAKGSIIFCQLWHVGRASHPVYQPGGAPPISSTSKPLSARWRILLPDGSYGVYPEPRALNTSEIPEIVQHYRQAAINAIRAGFDGIEIHGAHGYLIDQFLKDGINDRTDEYGGSLANRCRFLLQVVEAVVSAIGAERVAVRISPAIDHLDAIDSDPLGLGLAVVERLNSFQKKLGRKLIYLHVTQPRYTAYGQTESGRPGSEEEEAHLMQNLRKAYEGTFMCSGGFTRKLGMEAVAEGHADLVSYGRLFISNPDLVLRLKLNAPLTRYNRKTFYTQDPVIGYTDYPFMTKETEAKDPRARL; encoded by the exons ATGGCGGAAAATTCCACCCTCTTTTCTCCCTACAACATGGGCAAATTCAACCTCTCTCACAG GGTAGTATTGGCTCCCATGACCAGATGCAGAGCGTTGAAGGGGATTCCAAACGCAGCACTTGCTGAGTATTACGCTCAAAGATCAACACCGGGTGGATTTCTCATCAGCGAAGGCACCTTGATCTCCCCCACTGCTCCTGG GTTTCCCCATGTGCCTGGTATATATTCGGATGAACAAGTGGAGGCATGGAGAGATGTAGTGGATGCTGTGCATGCCAAAGGCAGCATTATCTTCTGTCAACTTTGGCATGTTGGCCGTGCGTCCCATCCAG TGTATCAGCCTGGTGGGGCTCCACCCATTTCGTCCACCTCCAAGCCCCTATCGGCGAGGTGGAGGATTCTCCTTCCCGATGGGTCCTATGGCGTTTACCCAGAGCCTCGTGCACTTAATACTTCTGAGATACCTGAAATTGTGCAGCATTATCGCCAAGCAGCAATTAATGCAATTCGAGCAG GTTTTGATGGAATTGAGATTCATGGTGCACATGGATATCTCATTGATCAATTCTTAAAGGATGGAATCAATGACCGAACTGATGAATATGGCGGATCACTAGCAAACCGGTGCAGGTTCCTATTGCAGGTGGTTGAAGCTGTTGTTTCTGCCATTGGGGCAGAAAGAGTTGCTGTCAGAATTTCACCTGCAATTGATCACCTTGATGCCATTGACTCTGACCCACTTGGGCTAGGCTTAGCAGTGGTTGAGAGACTGAACAGTTTCCAGAAAAAGCTGGGCAGAAAACTCATTTATCTTCATGTTACTCAGCCTCGATACACAGCTTATGGCCAAACTGAGTCAGGTAGACCTGGCAGCGAAGAGGAGGAAGCTCATTTGATGCAGAACTTGAGAAAGGCTTATGAGGGAACATTCATGTGTAGTGGTGGTTTTACTAGGAAGTTAGGAATGGAAGCTGTAGCTGAAGGTCATGCTGACTTAGTATCCTATGGTCGTCTTTTCATTTCCAATCCAGACTTGGTTTTAAGGCTCAAACTTAATGCACCTCTAACCAGATATAACAGGAAGACGTTTTACACTCAGGATCCTGTTATAGGCTACACAGATTATCCTTTCATGACCAAAGAAACTGAGGCAAAGGACCCAAGGGCACGCCTTTAA